The following are encoded together in the Chlorocebus sabaeus isolate Y175 chromosome 12, mChlSab1.0.hap1, whole genome shotgun sequence genome:
- the C9orf72 gene encoding guanine nucleotide exchange factor C9orf72 homolog isoform X2 codes for MSTLCPPPSPAVAKTEIALSGESPLLAATFAYWDNILGPRVRHIWAPKTEQVLLSDGEITFLANHTLNGEILRNAESGAIDVKFFVLSEKGVIIVSLIFDGNWNGDRSTYGLSIILPQTELSFYLPLHRVCVDRLTHIIRKGRIWMHKERQENVQKIILEGTERMEDQGQSIIPMLTGEVIPVMELLSSMKSHSVPEEIDIADTVLNDDDIGDSCHEGFLLNAISSHLQTCGCSVVVGSSAEKVNKIVRTLCLFLTAAERKCSRLCEAESSFKYESGLFVQGLLKDSTGSFVLPFRQVMYAPYPTTHIDVDVNTVKQMPPCHEHIYNQRRYMRSELTAFWRATSEEDMAQDTIIYTDESFTPDLNIFQDVLHRDTLVKAFLDQVFQLKPGLSLRSTFLAQFLLVLHRKALTLIKYIEDDTREKSPLNLFGT; via the exons atgtcGACTCTTTGCCCACCGCCATCTCCAGCTGTTGCCAAGACAGAGATCGCTTTAAGTGGTGAATCACCTTTATTAGCAGCTACTTTTGCTTACTGGGACAATATTCTTGGTCCTAGAGTAAGGCACATTTGGGCTCCAAAGACAGAACAGGTACTTCTCAGTGATGGAGAAATAACTTTTCTTGCCAACCACACTCTAAATGGAGAAATCCTTCGAAATGCAGAGAGTGGTGCTATAGATGTAAAGTTTTTTGTCTTGTCTGAAAAGGGAGTGATTATTGTTTCATTAATCTTTGATGGAAACTGGAATGGGGATCGCAGCACATATGGACTATCAATTATACTTCCACAGACAGAACTTAGTTTCTACCTCCCACTTCATAGAGTGTGTGTTGATAGATTAACACATATAATCCGGAAAGGAAGAATATGGATGCATAAG gaaagacaagaaaatgtcCAGAAGATTATATTAGAAGGCACAGAGAGAATGGAAGATCAG GGTCAGAGTATTATTCCAATGCTTACTGGAGAAGTGATTCCTGTAATGGAACTGCTTTCATCTATGAAATCACACAGTGTTCCTGAAGAAATAGat ATAGCTGATACAGTACTCAATGACGATGATATTGGTGACAGTTGTCATGAAGGCTTTCTTCTCAa TGCCATCAGCTCACACTTGCAAACCTGTGGCTGTTCCGTCGTAGTAGGTAGCAGTGCAGAGAAAGTAAATAAG ATAGTCAGAACATTATGCCTTTTTCTGACTGCAGCAGAGAGAAAATGCTCCAGGTTATGTGAAGCAGAATCATCATTTAAATATGAGTCAGGGCTCTTTGTACAAGGCCTGCTAAAG GATTCAACTGGAAGCTTTGTGCTGCCTTTCCGGCAAGTCATGTATGCTCCATATCCCACCACACACATAGATGTGGATGTCAATACTGTGAAGCAGATGCCACCCTGtcatgaacatatttataatcagCGTAGATACATGAGATCCGAGCTGACAGCTTTCTGGAGAGCCACTTCAGAAGAAGACATGGCTCAGGATACGATCATCTACACTGACGAAAGCTTTACTCCTGATTT gaatattTTTCAAGATGTCTTACACAGAGACACTCTAGTGAAAGCCTTCCTGGATCAG GTCTTTCAGCTGAAACCTGGCTTATCTCTCA